In the genome of Flavobacteriaceae bacterium YJPT1-3, the window GTCGCTAAAAGAGTTATCACCCCCAAGGTTATTTCGAAGGTCAATAATAAGATTAGCAACATTACTCTTATTAATGTCTAGAAAAGAGGAGTCTATAAATCTTTTAAATTCTTCCTCGTCACCACTAAAATTTCCAGGTTTTAAGTAAGCATATTTACTCAATAACTGCAATTCCCTCTTTTCAGAAAAGATTTCATTTCTCTTCATTTCGTAATCCTCAATGAGATTAATTGATTGAAGTTTATATTTTTTAATACTACCACCTTCCTTAATTCCAACCACAAAATTTTCTTGTTCGCCAAATGCTTGCCAATAAAGTCTAGGAAATGATAAAAGCTCCACTTTGGCGAGTTTTAAATAGTTTCTTTCAGCCGATATTAAAGGATATATTTTTTGCAGTACCTCCTGAATCGTCAAATTATTGATACTGATTATTTCAGTACCCGCCTTTAAGCCGTCTTTGTCTGACCAATTCTTTCGTATAAGTGCTTTACCTTCTTCAAAAGCTATTTCTAAAGGAAAAAGCGTTCCGTGCGAGAGTGCGTATTCACGATATGCAGCAGCAGGGAAAGAGATTTCCGTATGACCATTATTCACTTTTGAAATCACTTTTTGAAAAATCGTTGTTGCTTCTAAAGGCGTTACTGAATCATTCGTCATAGAGTTTCTTATCTGCAGATAATTTTTTGAAAATTCATCTTTTGAAGTGTAGGCATAAAGATCATAATGAGCCTCAATTAGGGAGTTTTTAAGGTAATCTAAATCTTCTAAGATTTCATGGCGTCCAAATTTCCTTGCAGATTGCTGAGCTAATAATGACAATGAAAATAGTGCGAAGAAGTAAATAAAAAAATTGCTGTGACTTTTCATTAGTTGTTAGTGTTGTTTCGTTTAAATACGAGAGACAGCAGAGAATGTTGCAGTTAGTTAAGCAAAACCTTTTTTTTTCGTTAAACAGCCAGGCCCCTGAGACATTATCTAGAATTAAGATAAACTTGAGAAAATCTGCTTAGGTTTATTCTGTTTTCCGTAACCAAGTTTAGGAGCGCAATGATACAGTCGCCATTGCATATCCCCTTCGGCTATCCTATCTTTAAATCATGTCTAACACCAGTCTGATCATTGAAGAGCGTTCCCGCGATATTGGCGACTTCCTCGTAGGTCGGCTGCTACCCTTTCGTAAGAAGCGTATGGTAGGTCCCTTTATCTTTATCGATCATATGGGTCCCACTACTCTTAAACCGGGGCAATGGATGGACGTAGATCAGCATCCACACATCGGGCTTTCTACCCTTACCTTTTTACTGGAAGGTGCGCTTCAACATCAGGACAGCCTGGGTACCAATGTCCGTATCGCACCGGGTTCAGTCAACTGGATGACGGCCGGCCGGGGCGTTACGCATACCGAACGCACTCCGCAGGACATCCGCGAAACGGGTGAACCCCTCGACATGCATGGCTATCAGATCTGGGTGGCCCTGCCCAAAGAAAAAGAACAAATGGAACCGGAATTCCATCATCTGGACGCGGCGGAGCTGCCGCAGTGGGAGGAACGCGGCGCTCAGTACACACTGGTTGCCGGGTCCGCTTTCGCGAAAGCGAGTCCATTGCCGGTTCACTCTCCCCTATTTATGGTAGAGATCGTGGCCACTCAGGACCATACGTTGGATGCCAGTGAGGGATTGGAAGGCGAGATCGGGGTCTGCGTGGTTACCGGATCGGTTGTGGCCTGCGATCAAACCGTGGAAGCGGGCCATCTGTTGGTCAGCAAAACCGAGGATGCCTGCAAGATCACGGTGACCAAAGGCTCCCATATTTTCCTGTTTGGTGGACCTGCCTTTCCGGAAGAGCGCTTCATCCACTGGAACTTTGTTTCTTCCAAAAAGGAGATCATTGAACAGGCGAAAGCCGACTGGAAAGCTAAAAAATTTCCGAAAGTCCCCGATGATTCCACCTATGTTCCCCTTCCGGAACGCCGATAATATTCACTTTAGGAAGAATTGACACGTCCTCGGGAAATTCCTGCCCGGTTGGAAGGGCTTTGCCTTCGCATCTTTGCTTTGTATTTAAAAACAAAACAATCATGCAAAACACCAAACACACCCTGCATCACTTAATGGCTATCTTCCGAACCGGAGCCGGTCGCGTAAAAAATTATGTGTTGCAGGCCACCGACTGTTCCTCTCATGCTCTTCACGATTACTATTGTGATGCAGAACGGCCTTTCATTCCTAAAAATTAATCACACTCAATTTATAAATTAACCGCTACGCAGTAGCACGAAACTTGAATATTATGAACACATTTAATGTACCCACCCGTAACCAGGTCAATTCCACCAACCAAGGCATTTTTGACCAGCTTGAAAAAGCCGTAGGCTTTGTACCCAATCTTTTTGCGACCTATGCCTTAAGTGATAACGCACTTCAGAACTACCTGAATTTATCGAACGCTAAGACCTCACTGAAAGCGAAAGAAAAAGAAGTGGTGAATCTGGCGGTCAGTCAGGTGAACAACTGTATCTATTGTCTTTCGGCCCACACCGCCATTGGAAAAATGAACGGCTTTACTGAGGAGCAGATTTTGGAAATCCGCAGTGGACGTGCCACTTTTGACTCTAAATTAGATGCCTTGGCCCGTCTGGCTAAAAACATCACTGAGAACCGCGGCAAGACTAATGCTGAAATTGTCGATAATTTTTTAAACGCCGGATGGACCCAGGAAAACCTGGTAGACACTATCGTTTTGGTAGGCGATAAAACCATCTCTAACTATCTGCACAACACCACCCGGGTACCGGTCGATTTTCCAGTAGCAGAACCCCTCGAAGCCGAGTTGGTCTAGGCAGTACGTACCTAATGCATTTAAATAACCCGGCTTAAGCCGGGTTATTTAGTTCTTCTCCGTCTCTCCTATATAGGCCGGATCTAATTGTGCTAAACTCTCCCGATAGGAGCGCAACAGTTCTTCTTCTTTATAGACAATATCCGTCATGGAGATATTGATATAGCGCAATATCTTCGTGATCGCCTCTTGATCTTCACTAAAATCCATAGTGATTAGGCCGGAAAGTAAGATCTGTACAAAATCATGGTAATTGTCCTGATAGCTGTAGGTTTGATTTAAGCTCTGTATTTTCTCCAACTCGAGACCATTGATGACCCCAGTTTGAATTCCCGTTTCAAAAGCACTGTTGGCTAATGTTGGCGTATTCACCCCGCGCCAGAATCGCGGTCCGTTCGAGCTCCCATCCCAAGCATTTTGCAAATAGTAGCGCGTACTGTCGCGCAACATGACGTGATACTCCAGGACCTCGTCAATTTTAGATTGATTACTCTTGATCTCAGCGATCATATTCTGAACTAAGAGATCTTCCTGTTTCTGCTGGTCTTTGCTCGCAGACCAGTCTGAGACCAAATACCCTAAAAATACCCCAATGGCTACCGGTACGATCTGAAACAGTAATTCTCCAAATTTATTCTTCATAGAAAACGTCTAATTATTTGATGCTGAATGTCGTGTATAAAGCTTTCGCGAAAGCTTTTTCGGCTATGATTAGCCTAGATTATACTTTTCCGAAACAATGCGCTTCCATTCCGGATGCCGCTTGATGTAGGCCACTACAAAAGGACAAAGGGGAGCCAGTTTCAGTCCGCTGTCTTCCACCATGGGCAACACCGCCTCTACCATAGCAAAGCCATAGCCCTGGCCTTCCAGAGCCGGAGGCACCTCGGTGTGGGTCAGGAAAAAGAGTTCTTTGGTTTTGATGTATTCCAAAAGGATGAGTCGATCGTCCACTTGGGCTTCAAAGCGTTTGCCATCGGCATTATCGGTAACCTTTAATTGCATGGGCAGTTGTATCTTTGGTTAAAAATAAACCATCCGTATGAAATCTTTTCTAGTTGTTCTGATCATCCTACTTACCCTTACTGCTTGTAAAACCGAGCAACAATCTGAAGCCAATAGTGAAACTCCTCCAGCCGAAGAAGCCTGGACGGCAGATTCATTCACGGACAGCATCGCATTGGCGCACGGCTACGATCAATGGAGTAAGGTCCAAGAAATTCGATTTACCTTCAATGTGGATCGCGGAGACAATCATTTTGAGCGTTCCTGGATCTGGCAACCCAAAACCGATGACGTCACCCTGATGTCCGCTCAGGACACGGTCCGTTATAATAGAAAAGACATGGACAGTACCGCCATCGCCACCGATAAAGGCTTTATCAACGACAAATTCTGGCTGCTGGCGCCTTATCAATTAGTCTGGGACGAAAATATAGAGGTCACTGTACAAGACACAGCTACTGCCCCTATGAGCAAGGAAGTCATGACCAAAGTCACCACCGTCTATACCGGTGATGGAGGCTATACGCCGGGTGATGCTTATGATTATTTTATTGATGACGACAAGGTGGTGCGGGAATGGATCTACCGTCGCGGCAACGTTTCCGAATTTTCCATGGTCACCACCTGGGAAGATTATGAAGACCTCAACGGACTCCAGATTTCCAAGACGCATCGCGCTCCTGAAGATGCGGTCAAACTCTATTTTACCGGTATTGAGGTGATGAAGGAGGAATAAAGATCTTTCGAGAGATTCGCCTGGACTTCGATACGTTTGCGTCGGTGACTGAGTGTCCGCCGGTTGGCGGATGTATCGAAGTCCAGGCGCAAACACTCAGTCACCAGGCGAACGTCCAATCATCAGGATTATGTTAACCGATGACTGTGTAGTCAGCGACCTATTTTTTCCTCAACAAAACCAAGCCGATTAGAAAGGCCACGGCACAGGCCATGGCCAACACCGTATAGCTCAATCGCAGACTGGACCAATCAGCCAGAAAGCCCATACTGGCCGGAGCGGCCATAAAGCCTACAAAGCCAAAACCGGCCACAAAAGAGATGCCTTCACTGGAGGAGACCCCCTTGGTTTTTCCGGCCAGACGAAACAATTCTGGGATCACTACTGAAAATCCAAGGCCCACCAATCCAAAGCCCACAAAGCAGAGGATCATCATTCCGGAAAGTATGCCCAGATAGCCTAAAAAGGAGAGCGCACAGCCGGCAATGATGATACGCAGCGAACCAAAGCGGCTGCTGACCGCATCACCAAAAAAGCGACCGGTGGTCATGGTAGCACTAAAGATGACAAAACCCAGTCCGGCCACCCACTCTCGGCTCACCTCCATCACATCTTCCAGATACAGTTTGCTCCATTGCTCAATAGAACCCTCGCTACCCATTACGATCAAGGCGATCAGGGTCAGACCCAACAAGGGTTTAAACAGTGAAAAAATCAATTTTCCTTCGCCTTCCTGCACCGGACTCCAGATGTTCAGGTAGCTTTTGGCCAGCAACAAATTGGTAATGACCACCACGACCGCGGCTCCGGCCATATGATAAAGTGATACGTCTATCTTTTCGATAAACAGGCTGCCTATACCGGCACCTATGACTCCTCCCAGGCTAAAAAAGCCGTGGGCTGCACTCATAAAGTTGATCTCATCTTCCACTTCGATGTCAGAGACCAGAGCGTTCATGGCAATGTCGGTAAAGCTGGAAGCGATACCCGTGATCAGCAGGCTACCGCATAGGAGGTAGTACTCGTTGACACTCACCGGTACCAAAAAAAGTACCGCAAAACTGAGGATCCCGATCAGCGTAGAGCGCCCCACACCTATGGCCTTGATGATGCGGCTGGCAAAAGTGATCGCAAATAGAATCCCCAGTGCATAGCAAAATAGCGCCACTCCCAATTCGCCATCATCAATACCCAATTTCTCTTTGATGCGCGGAATGTGAAGTACCCAGGTCCCCATCATGATATTCAGAGAAGCGAATACCCAGACCGGAGCGAAATAGCGTTTGCGTTGTAAGATGAGTCCGAGGGAGTGCATGGGCGTAAAAAATATCAAATGTAAGCCATTTTGCCAGAGACTCTCGCCGCGCTCCCCGCTATAAATTCGTAATTTTAAGCCATGCCGGAAACTACCTTCTATACGACCGATCGATCCTTTGCGTTGGAGCAGGATGGAGAAGATACTTTAGCTCGCTTTCGCGAAAGCTTCCACCTGCCCAAAGACGCCTCAAGAAATCCCCTTCTTTATTTCTGCGGCAACTCCCTAGGCTTACAACCCAAAACCACCGCTCAGTACATCCAGCAAGAGCTGGACGATTGGGCACGGTTGGGCGTGGAAGGACATTTTGAGGCCCTCAATCCCTGGATGCCTTACCACGAAAGTCTATCCAAGTCCATGGCTAACATCGTAGGTGCTAAACCCCGGGAAGTGGTCGTCATGAACACCCTAACGACTAATTTACACCTGATGATGGTGAGTTTTTACCGCCCTACAGATAAGCGCTTTAAAATCGTAGTGGAAGCGGATGCCTTCCCTTCCGATAAGTATGCGGTACGCTCGCAGATCGAACATCACGGCTATGATGCTGACGACGGACTCCTACTCTGGAAACCGCGAGAAGGGGAAGAACTGTGCCGTATGGAAGATCTCGAAGCGATATTTGAAGCACAAGGAGATCAGATCGCTCTGGTTATGATCGGCACCACCAACTATTACTCCGGTCAGGCATTCCCCATTAAAGAAATCACCCAGTTAGGGCATCGACACGGCGCTAAAGTAGGCTTCGACCTGGCCCACGGGGTGGGGAATATCCAGCCGGATCTACATGCCGCCGGACCTGATTTTGCGGTTTGGTGCTCTTACAAATACCTCAACTCCGGACCCGGTAGTCTGGCCGGATGCTTTGTGCATGAGCGGCATGCCCACGACAAGAATCTGAATCGCTTTGCGGGCTGGTGGGGCCACAACAAAGAAACCCGTTTTAACATGCGCTACGAGTTCGACCCCCTGCCCGGTGCCGAAGGCTGGCAATTGAGCAATCCGCCTATCCTCTCCATGGCGGCGGTGAAGGCTTCATTGGATCTTTTCGCGCAAGCGGGCATGGACAAGCTCCGTCAAAAATCAGTTCAACTCACGGGCTATCTGGAGTATTTGATCCACCAACTCGACAATGACCGTGTTCACATCATCACCCCCGCCGATCCCGAGCAACGCGGCTGCCAACTCTCCATACAAGTGAAAGATGCAGATAGAACACTGCACAACAAGCTGACCGAAGCCGGCGTGATCTCCGACTGGCGGGAACCCGACGTCATCCGCCTCGCTCCGGCTCCCTTTTACACCCGTTTTGTGGATGTATATGACGTAGTGGAACGTTTAAAACAACTGCTCTAGATGTACATCCCTGAACTCTATAAAAATGACGATCAGGAGGAGATACGCGAGTTTCTCAAGGCGAATGCGTTTGGTATTCTGGTCTCTCAACAAAACGGTCGTTCTCTGGCCACCCACATTCCACTCGAACTCATCACAGAGGACGGAACGGACCTACTACACGCCCATATTTCCAAGGAGAATCCGCAATGGCATAATTTTGAGGATGGTATGGAGGTGTTGTGTATCTTTCAAGGTCCCCACAGCTACATTTCCTCCTCCTGGTACGATTTTCCGGAGGTACCCACCTGGAATTATACGGCGGTACATGTGTACGGTACTCTGCGCATGATCAAAGGAAAAAGACTGTACGAGCGGGTACGGATGCTGGTGGATAAATACGAAGCGGCTTCGGCCTGCCCGGTGGTGATGGATGAGCTCCCTAAGGAAGTGTTGCGACAGATGCAGGGTATTGTTGGTTTTGAAATCGACATCACAGAGATCCATGCCGCCAAAAAAATGTCCCAAAACCGAGATGATCACAATCTAAAGAACATTGTGGAGCAGCTTCATCAAAGTGGAGACCCCATGCGACAGCAGGTGGCCGAAACCATGAAGGAAACCCGAAAACAAAATAAAAAGAAAGAATTTTGAACGCTACTATCCTTTAACGCAAGTATAGATGCAGCAAAGCTCCGAAAACCAGCGAAAATGAAATTGGAGCGCGGAGTTTGCAAATCGATTTTCGCTGATGCGAAAAATACCTCGGTAAAGGGGTCTTTTTCTTTGGTTCGTTTCTTTTAGACAAGTAAAAGAAATGAACAAATTAAAGAAAATTGATTACACTTAATTAAACGGCTTCAAGTTGGTGGGTTAGAATTGAAAGGAAATAAATAATATGCTAAAAAAAGATCATATTTTAATCATCGGTGCCGGTCTCTGTGGTTCCCTACTCGCCCTGCGTATGGCGCAGCGGGGCTATCGCATTACTTTGATGGAAAAGCGTCCCGACATGCGAGCCGTCCATCAGGATGCCGGTCGCTCCATCAACCTTGCCTTTTCCGCTCGGGGCATGAAGGGAATTAAACTGGTGGGCCTGGAGAAGGAAGTCACTAAATTATGCATTCCTATGTTGGGCCGTATGATCCACGATCCTCAAGGGAATACGCTGTTTAGTCCCTACAGTGGTCGGCAAGATGAATACATCAACAGCATCAGCAGGACCGATTTGAACATCATGTTGCTCAATGCATTGGAAGCTTTTGACAATGTGGATTTACGCTTTAATCAAAGCTGCAAAAAAGTCGATCTGGAGGCGGCCGGCGCTGCTTTTGAAGACTACAACACCAAAGAACAGGTCACCATTCAAGCCGATGTGATCCTGGGGGCTGACGGGGCGGGTTCAGCCGTGCGTAAAAGCATGTTTAATCACAAGAAATTCCTGTTCAGCTACGCGCAGGACTACCTTACCCACGGCTACAAAGAATTGACCATTCCCCCCACTGCAGACGGTGGCTACCGCACCGAAAAAGGAGCCCTACACATCTGGCCCCGGGGCGAAGACATGCTCATTGCCCTGCCCAACCTGGATGGGAGCTTTACGGTCACCTTATTCTTACCCTACTCCGACAGCGACTACTGCTTTGACAACCTCAACAGCGCAGAGCGGGTAAACGATTACTTTGCAAAGGAGTTCCCGGATGCGCTGGCCTTAATGCCAGACTTAGCTACTGAGTTCTTTGAGAATCCCACCGGCCCCCTGGGGACCATTAAATGCTCCCCCTGGCATGCCTATGGTAAGGTCTGTCTGTTGGGCGATGCCGCCCACGCCATTGTCCCATTTTACGGCCAGGGCATGAATGCCAGTTTTGAAGATGTGGTGGTCTTCGACGGCATTTTAGAGGAATACGAAGGCGACTGGGATCAGGTGTTCGGTCACTATCAAAAAGCCCGCAAAAAAGACACGGATGCTATTGCCGATCTGGCCGTGGATAATTTTCACGAGATGAAAGAACATACGGCCAGTCCATTATTTCAGGCCAAGCGCAAGCTGGAGACAGCCTTCGAAAAGGAGTTCCCTGCCGACTACTACAGCAAGTACAGCCTGGTCACTTTTAAAGGAGATCTCCCGTATGCGGAGGCCATGCGTCGAGGTCGGGCTCAGGACAAGGCTATTCTCAATCTATTGGATGAGGGCGCATTGCCTGATTCGCTTTCGCGAAAGCAACAACTGGATAAAGTCTTAGCAGAAACCGAGGCCATTCTTAACGAAGATGCCTTAATCAATAATCTAAAGTAAAATTAGAAGTATGAAAGGAAAATTGGTAGAAGGAAAAGCCACTCCCCGGGGTGCATATCCACACGTCAAACGCGTTGGCGACTTTATATTCATTTCAGGAACGAGTTCGCGACTGCCGGACAACACCTTTGCCGGAGTACGACAGGTGGATGAAATGGGCAGCATGGAATTGGATGTACGCGAACAAACACGAGCGGTACTGGAGAATATCAAGGATTATCTCGCCACCGAAAATGCCACCCTGGCTGATGTAGTGGATGTCACCTCTTTTTTGGTCAATATGAACGATTTTGCCGGCTACAATGAAGTGTACGCCGAATATTTCAATAAAGAAACCGGACCGGCACGGACGACCGTAGCAGTCCATCAGCTTCCCCATCCCAATCTGGTGGTGGAGATCAAAGCCATGGCGTATAAACCGCTGTGATGGATCTCCAGAACTACATCAATGGCAACTGGCAAGATCCGGCGTTGGATCATTGGCTGGATACTATCGAGCCGGCCACAGGGCAGGTCTACGGGCGTATTCCGGATAGTACTGAGCAGGATGTCGCCCGAGCCGTGGAGGCTGCTCAAGAAGCTTTTCCGAAATGGTCCAATACGCCTGTGGAGAAACGAAGTGCGCTGTTGCTGGCCATTGCTCAGGGCATAGAAGACCGGATGGAAGAATTGGCGCAAGCCGAAAGTCGGGACAACGGCAAACCGCTGCATCTGGCACGTCAGGTGGACATTCCCAGAGCGGCTAGCAACTTTCGATTTTTCGCCCATGCCATCACCCAGTTTTCCAGTGAAAGCCACGAGAGTGTGGGGAGACAAAGCATCAATTTCACCCTGCGTCAACCCCTAGGAGTGGTAGGCTGTATCAGTCCGTGGAACCTCCCCCTCTACCTCTTCACCTGGAAGATCGCTCCGGCCCTGGCGGCAGGCAATTGCGTGGTGGCAAAGCCCAGTGAGGTTACCCCCCTGACGGCCTATCTGCTTTCGCAGATCTGCCAGACCGCCGGCCTGCCGGCGGGCGTGCTCAATATTGTGCACGGTCAGGGGGCAAGTACAGGACAAGCCATTGTGGAGCATCCCGAGATCAAAGCGATCAGTTTTACGGGAGGCACCAGTACCGGAGCCCATATCGCGAGGACAGCCGCCCCGCTGTTTAAAAAATTATCCCTGGAATTGGGGGGCAAAAATCCCAACATCATCTTTGCCGATTGTGATTATGAAGACATGCTCGCGACCACACTGCGCTCCTCCTTTGCTAATCAAGGCCAGATCTGCCTGTGTGGGAGTCGGATCTTCGTAGAGCGCTCCATCTATGCCCAATTCAAAGCTGATTTTGTGGACCGGGTCAAGCAGTTAGTCGTAGGCGACCCCAAAGAAGCAAGCAGCGACCTGGGTGCCGTGGTCTCTCAAGCGCATCGGGATAAAGTACTGAAATACATGGAGCAAGCCGAAAACTATGGTGGGAAGGTGCTCTGTGGTGGGGAGAAAGCCCGGGTTCCGGGTAAGGAAAATGGATTTTATATACAGCCCACCGTGATCGAAGTGGAAAGCAATGATTGCCCACTTAATCAGGAAGAAATCTTTGGACCCCTGGTTACGCTGATGCCTTTCGATACAGAAGAAGAAGTCATTGAGTTTGCTAATGGCGTCCGCTACGGCCTATCGGCAACAGTCTGGACCTCTCATTTGGATCGGGCCATGCGCATGAGCAAAGCTCTTGAGAGTGGTATCGTCTGGATCAACACCTGGATGAATCGGGACCTGCGCACACCCTTTGGAGGCATGAAAGACAGCGGTGTGGGCCGTGAGGGCGGACTCGAAGCCTTGCGCTTCTTTACAGAGGCCAAAAACGTTTGTATACAGTATAAATAACAGCTCGACTCCGCTCGATGTGACATTTTGAAATTTTAGTTAAATGCAAAAACAATGAACTTAGAACTACGTCATAAAAATGCACTAGTCTGCGGCAGTACCGCCGGAATAGGAAAAGCGACGGCACTAATGCTGGCGCAGGAAGGCGCCAATGTAACCTTACTGGCGCGCAATGAAGACAAACTAAAAGCCGTATTGCAGGAACTGGCCACTACCGGGGGACAACAGCATGGCTATGTGGTAGCCGACTTCAATCATCCGGAACAGGTGAAGGAGGCTGTAGAAAAGCGACTGGGCACCATTGGCGCCATCCACATTCTGGTTAACAACACCGGAGGACCGGCAGCGGGACCCGTCTATGAGGCTTCTTTAGATGCTTTCGCGAAAGCGTTCACCCAGCACCTGCAGTGCAATCAAATACTGGCTCAAACCGTGATCCCGGGCATGAAGAAAGCAGGTTACGGTCGCATCATCAATGTGATCTCCACCTCAGTCAAGCAACCCTTAGATGGATTGGGCGTTTCCAATACCATTCGCGGGGCGGTCGCCAATTGGAGCAAGACCCTGGCTAATGAAATGGGCCCATTCGGCATTACGGTCAATAATGTCCTTCCCGGAGCAACCGCCACCGGGCGTCTGGCAGAGATCATTGAAAATAAAGCCAAGAAGAGCGGTGGAAACGAGGAAGAAGTAAGTGCAAAAATGAAATCGAGCGTTCCCGCCCAGCGTTTTGCAGAACCGGAAGAACTCGCTAGTGCCATCAGCTTTCTGGCCAGTGCTCGAGCGGCCTACATCAACGGCATTAACCTACCCGTAGACGGAGGACGCACCAAATGCTTATAATATGAATGCCGCCGGAAAGTCAAATACGGTCTATTTCGCGATGAGCTGGATGTGCGCATTGCTGATGATCCTGCTCGTGATCTTCTACTGGAATCAATTGCCAGAGACCATTCCCACCCACTTCAACGGCCTGGGAGAACCGGATGGTTACGGCCGGAAGTGCACCCTTTTTCTGTTAATCATTATCGGATTGGGTCTGACCGGGATGATGCAGTATTTTCATGGCAATAAGGAACTTTGGCAGATTAAAGCACATCGCCAGGGGGCTAACAATGAACAGAAATTAACGCTTACTCGGGAAATGTTGGCGCAACTTACACTGCTGGTAGCAGCCGTCTTTCTTTACATTGTCTATGGCTCCATTCAAGTGGCCCTGGAGAATTGGGAGGGACTCGGTACTTATTTTCTATTTCTTTTCCTGGGTCTGACCGCTGGGGTTTTGGTGATCTACTTCATTCGACTCTATCGATCCATGTAAACAAATGAGCTGGTCCCAAAGGGCGGCGTGCCTTCCTATTTCGTATTTTTAGCGTATGACAAGAAAACTGCGCATTAATGGCCATTCCCATCTTCTTCCCTACCCGGAAGAAATTCCTCAATTCATGAAGGATAAGGGGATTTTCTGGGTAGACAAAGACCGTAAATTTATGCTCCAAAAGAATTGGAAACGCCCGGTGACCGATTCCAGTTTCTTTTTAGAAGAAAAACTCAACTGGATGGAGCACAACAAGATCGATCATGCGGTCGTCTTGAACTTGTCTCAACTTTATGGAAACGGATTACGGGTGGAAGAAATGAAGCAAGCCCTGCGCTTTCAAAATGATTTTAACGCCCGCATACAGAAAGACCACCCCTCGAAATTCACCACCGGTTTTGTAGTGCATCCCGGCTTTGTACGCGGTGCCCTTTGGGAAATTGAACGCTGTGTAGAAGTACTGGGCATGCAATTGCTTTGTCTGCCCACCCACTACATGGATACCATAGGCACCTGGCGCTGCATTTTTGACGAAGAGAACGAGCCCATCTTTGAGATGGCGAGCAAATACAATCTTGCGGTAGAGATACATCCCTACGATGGTGAAAAATTTATCCTGCTCGAAAATACCAGTTGGCGATTTCACCTCATCTGGATGCTGGCCCAATGTGCAGACGCCTATCACTTCCTGACCCTGAATGGATATCAGGACAAATACCCGGGCATGCGCGTATGCTTCGCCCATGGCGGACAGTTAGCACAGATTAATTTAGGTCGGCGAATCCAAGGCTTTGACGGTCGGCCCGATCTCTTTGAAGGTAAGGTTCATCCC includes:
- a CDS encoding MFS transporter, translated to MIFFTPMHSLGLILQRKRYFAPVWVFASLNIMMGTWVLHIPRIKEKLGIDDGELGVALFCYALGILFAITFASRIIKAIGVGRSTLIGILSFAVLFLVPVSVNEYYLLCGSLLITGIASSFTDIAMNALVSDIEVEDEINFMSAAHGFFSLGGVIGAGIGSLFIEKIDVSLYHMAGAAVVVVITNLLLAKSYLNIWSPVQEGEGKLIFSLFKPLLGLTLIALIVMGSEGSIEQWSKLYLEDVMEVSREWVAGLGFVIFSATMTTGRFFGDAVSSRFGSLRIIIAGCALSFLGYLGILSGMMILCFVGFGLVGLGFSVVIPELFRLAGKTKGVSSSEGISFVAGFGFVGFMAAPASMGFLADWSSLRLSYTVLAMACAVAFLIGLVLLRKK
- a CDS encoding S41 family peptidase, with amino-acid sequence MKSHSNFFIYFFALFSLSLLAQQSARKFGRHEILEDLDYLKNSLIEAHYDLYAYTSKDEFSKNYLQIRNSMTNDSVTPLEATTIFQKVISKVNNGHTEISFPAAAYREYALSHGTLFPLEIAFEEGKALIRKNWSDKDGLKAGTEIISINNLTIQEVLQKIYPLISAERNYLKLAKVELLSFPRLYWQAFGEQENFVVGIKEGGSIKKYKLQSINLIEDYEMKRNEIFSEKRELQLLSKYAYLKPGNFSGDEEEFKRFIDSSFLDINKSNVANLIIDLRNNLGGDNSFSDYLVSYIADKPFQWSSEFTLKTSALLKAHTRKNCDTSNPYWQSVLTHQDGIIYTYEFEAHQPQPKEKRFLGKVYVLVNRQSHSQAAVTAAQIQDYKFGIIVGEETGDYPSLYASQFQYNLPKTGIAVKVAKGKIIRVNGSIKQEGVLPDIRIRDHLLDEEDEVVLGLLKELKGSL
- a CDS encoding pirin family protein — its product is MSNTSLIIEERSRDIGDFLVGRLLPFRKKRMVGPFIFIDHMGPTTLKPGQWMDVDQHPHIGLSTLTFLLEGALQHQDSLGTNVRIAPGSVNWMTAGRGVTHTERTPQDIRETGEPLDMHGYQIWVALPKEKEQMEPEFHHLDAAELPQWEERGAQYTLVAGSAFAKASPLPVHSPLFMVEIVATQDHTLDASEGLEGEIGVCVVTGSVVACDQTVEAGHLLVSKTEDACKITVTKGSHIFLFGGPAFPEERFIHWNFVSSKKEIIEQAKADWKAKKFPKVPDDSTYVPLPERR
- a CDS encoding carboxymuconolactone decarboxylase family protein, which codes for MNTFNVPTRNQVNSTNQGIFDQLEKAVGFVPNLFATYALSDNALQNYLNLSNAKTSLKAKEKEVVNLAVSQVNNCIYCLSAHTAIGKMNGFTEEQILEIRSGRATFDSKLDALARLAKNITENRGKTNAEIVDNFLNAGWTQENLVDTIVLVGDKTISNYLHNTTRVPVDFPVAEPLEAELV
- a CDS encoding GNAT family N-acetyltransferase, producing MQLKVTDNADGKRFEAQVDDRLILLEYIKTKELFFLTHTEVPPALEGQGYGFAMVEAVLPMVEDSGLKLAPLCPFVVAYIKRHPEWKRIVSEKYNLG
- the kynU gene encoding kynureninase, yielding MPETTFYTTDRSFALEQDGEDTLARFRESFHLPKDASRNPLLYFCGNSLGLQPKTTAQYIQQELDDWARLGVEGHFEALNPWMPYHESLSKSMANIVGAKPREVVVMNTLTTNLHLMMVSFYRPTDKRFKIVVEADAFPSDKYAVRSQIEHHGYDADDGLLLWKPREGEELCRMEDLEAIFEAQGDQIALVMIGTTNYYSGQAFPIKEITQLGHRHGAKVGFDLAHGVGNIQPDLHAAGPDFAVWCSYKYLNSGPGSLAGCFVHERHAHDKNLNRFAGWWGHNKETRFNMRYEFDPLPGAEGWQLSNPPILSMAAVKASLDLFAQAGMDKLRQKSVQLTGYLEYLIHQLDNDRVHIITPADPEQRGCQLSIQVKDADRTLHNKLTEAGVISDWREPDVIRLAPAPFYTRFVDVYDVVERLKQLL
- a CDS encoding FMN-binding negative transcriptional regulator; the encoded protein is MYIPELYKNDDQEEIREFLKANAFGILVSQQNGRSLATHIPLELITEDGTDLLHAHISKENPQWHNFEDGMEVLCIFQGPHSYISSSWYDFPEVPTWNYTAVHVYGTLRMIKGKRLYERVRMLVDKYEAASACPVVMDELPKEVLRQMQGIVGFEIDITEIHAAKKMSQNRDDHNLKNIVEQLHQSGDPMRQQVAETMKETRKQNKKKEF